In Dasypus novemcinctus isolate mDasNov1 chromosome 23, mDasNov1.1.hap2, whole genome shotgun sequence, the following proteins share a genomic window:
- the LOC101428717 gene encoding tryptase alpha/beta-1-like, protein MLSLLLLALPLLASGVHAAPAPHQALERGAIVGGQEASKSKWPWQVSLRVHAAFWKHICGGSLIHPQWVLTAAHCVGRERVSPDAFRVQLREQHLYYGDRLLPVSRVLPHPGYYLAQEGADIALLELREPVNLSSRVQPLRLPPAAQAFPAGTPCWVTGWGDVHKGEPLPPPYPLRQVKVPVVDNGDCDAQYHSDTSTGDSVRIVRDDMMCAGRAGRDSCQGDSGGPLACKVNGTWLQAGVVSWGEGCAQDKRPGVYTRVTHYLDWIRRYVPEEP, encoded by the exons ATGCTGTCCCTGCTGCTGCTGGCGCTGCCCCTCCTGGCCAGCGGGGTCCACGCGGCCCCTG ccccccaccaGGCCCTGGAGCGCGGGGCCATCGTGGGGGGACAGGAGGCCTCCAAGAGCAAGTGGCCCTGGCAGGTGAGCCTGCGCGTCCACGCGGCCTTCTGGAAGCACATCTGCGGGGGCTCCCTCATCCACCCCCAGTGGGTGCTGACCGCCGCCCACTGCGTCGGACG GGAACGCGTCAGCCCCGACGCCTTCCGCGTGCAGCTGCGCGAGCAGCACCTGTACTACGGGGACCGGCTGCTGCCCGTGAGCCGCGTGCTCCCGCACCCCGGCTACTACTTGGCGCAGGAGGGCGCGGACATCGCGCTGCTGGAGCTGCGGGAGCCCGTGAACTTGTCCAGCCGCGTGCAGCCGCTGCGCCTGCCCCCCGCCGCCCAGGCCTTCCCCGCGGGGACGCCGTGCTGGGTGACCGGCTGGGGCGACGTGCACAAAGGCG agcccctgcccccgccctaCCCGCTGCGGCAGGTGAAGGTGCCCGTCGTGGACAACGGCGACTGTGACGCCCAGTACCACAGCGACACCTCCACGGGGGACAGCGTCCGCATCGTGCGCGACGACATGATGTGCGCAGGCCGCGCGGGCCGCGACTCCTGCCAg GGCGACTCCGGGGGCCCCCTGGCCTGCAAGGTGAACGGCACGTGGCTGCAGGCGGGCGTGGTCAGCTGGGGCGAGGGCTGCGCCCAGGACAAGCGGCCCGGCGTCTACACCCGCGTCACCCACTACCTGGACTGGATCCGCCGCTACGTCCCGGAGGAGCCCTGA